CCGAGAGACACGCGGCATGGCGCGCCGCGATGCAGTCGGAGATGAACGCGGTTGAGAAGAACCGCACCTGGGAGCTTGCTGACCTCCCTCGTGGTCACCGCAcgatcacccttaagtgggtgttcaagctgAAGAGAGATGAAGCCGGTGCCatcgtcaagcacaaggctcgcttggtggcacGCGATTTCGTGCCGCAAGAGGGGATCGACTTCCCCGTCGGGTTTTGCGATCCCCGGCAAGGAGGGCAAGGTGCTGCGCTTGCGCAAGCCCCTCTATGGCCTGCGGCAGTCACCGAGGGCGTGGAATGCCAAGTTGGATTCCACGCTCAAAGGGATAggcttcgagcaaagcccgcaCGAGGCGGCCATCTACCGGTGGGGCACTGGAGAAAATGCCCTGCTGGTAGGTGTCTACGTCGACGACTTGGTGATCACCGGCACCAAGGATGCAGAGGTGGCGACGTTCAAGGAAGAAATGAAGGCCACCTTCCAGATGAGTGATCTGGGGCATCTCTCCTTCTACCTAgggatcgaggtgcaccaggATGATTCCAGGATCACGCTTCGACAGACCGCCTACGCCAAGCACGTTGTGGAGCTAGCCGGGCTCACCGACTGCAATCCAGCTCTcactccgatggaggagagACTGAAGCTGAGCCGCGACAACACGACAGAGGAGGTAGACGCTACGCAGTATCGGCGtcttgtggggagccttcgctaCCTCGCCCACACACGACCGGACTTGGCATTCTTCGTCAGCTACGTCAGTCGGTTCATGCAGCGACCGACGATGGAGCACCAGCAGGCCGTGAAGAGGATCGTCCACTACGTTGCGGGGACCCTCGACCACGGTCTCTTCTACCCGAGGTGTCCCGGGGCGGCACACTTCGTCGGGTACAGCGCCAgcgaccacgccggcgacatcgacaccagcaagagcacgagcgggATTCTTTTCTTCCTCGGCAAGTGCCTCATTAGCTGGTAGTCGgcaagcagcaggtggtggcgctgtccaGCTGCGAGGCCGAGTACATAGCGGCCTCCACTGCTTCGACTCAGGTGCTTTGGCTTGCCCGactgctcggtgatctccttggcaGAGACACTAGAGCGATGGAGCTCAGGGTGGATAGCAAGTCCGCTCTGGCCCTGGCAAAGAACCCCATTTTTCATGAGCGGAGCAAGCACATCCGGGTGAGGTGTCACTTCATCCGAGGctgcttggaggaaggaagcatcaaggcgagctacatcaacaccaaggatcagcttgcgaacctactcaccaagccccttgggaggatcaagttccttgagctGTGTTCGAGGACCGGGATGGTCCAACTTTCCCACAAGACGATGCacaagacttagggggagaatgCTGGATAAGTCTTGCTGCTGGTCTTCAAGGACCAGCTGCTGTACTGGTTCTGCTGGTCTTCAAGGACCAGCTGCTGTACTTGATCTTATGCTGCTGGTCCTTGGTTGGATACGGTATTGTGGAAAAAAAACTCAGAAAATTACCCCAACTCTTactagtgccatcctctcgcCTAACAAACGGAACCATCTAGAACAGCGGTGAAACCGTGGAAGGTGACCAGTTTGTTAGTTTAATCCTGATTTCGACAGGATCTATTGACTGAGAACATCATTTTCCTATGTGCACATTGAAAAATGAACACACTAGTGACCTAGCTACGAGTCCCTGACCAATTCCTCAACTCCATCTGTTGTACTGAATTGTTTTCAAAACGCCTAGTAGCTGATTGACATCTAGCAAGCAAGGTAGGTCTGTTCATTTTTCTGCGTCCAGACCAATGATAAGGAAATCTAATGATTGGTTATCAACAGAAAATGATTCTTTAAACATTATACTTGGGGCTAATTACACAAAAGAATTCTTTTTCCTTTAGGAAGAAGATCTGATACAGTACATTTGATTCATTAATTTTAGAGCAAACAAATTAAAGGATTGCCCGTATGATTAATTAATCGTCGTTCGTATAATTGAAGAgaaacacccccccccccccccaNNNNNNNNNNNNNNNNNNNNNNNNNNNNNNNNNNNNNNNNNNNNNNNNNNNNNNNNNNNNNNNNNNNNNNNNNNNNNNNNNNNNNNNNNNNNNNNNNNNNGTGACCCACaaggcagttttttttttctttgggggAGGGGGTTTAGGCCGAGCTCTTGGTATGTCTTAGCAGCACTCCAACGAATAATACGTTTTCCCtataataattgtatgcttCTGTTGTTtcgaaaaatgaaagaaaaacccccccccccccccccccccccccgataaTTTAGCAGGAATGAAAGCAAGAAAATTGATAGCATAAAAATTTGTTTAAAAAGTACTATGGACTTAGTTGGATCTcacttcctttttctttcagaAAAGAGGTAGAACATGCAGTACACCAACTAGGCTACGACCAGCTACCAGCTGAAGGATCTACGTCGGATGCAACCGAAAAATGCTCGACGCAAGCCATCAACCAGATCATCAATCATTAGTTATTCGCTAGACGATAACACCATCAAGCTTTGTTTACTGGCAATTAGATACAGTACATGGCCTGCACTAATGTGATGGCTTTCCTTTGCAGCCATCTGTGCAT
This sequence is a window from Setaria italica strain Yugu1 chromosome III, Setaria_italica_v2.0, whole genome shotgun sequence. Protein-coding genes within it:
- the LOC106804197 gene encoding uncharacterized protein LOC106804197; the encoded protein is MKPVPSSSTRLAWWHAISCRKRGSTSPSGFAIPGKEGKVLRLRKPLYGLRQSPRAWNAKLDSTLKGIGFEQSPHEAAIYRWGTGENALLVGVYVDDLVITGTKDAEVATFKEEMKATFQMSDLGHLSFYLGIEVHQDDSRITLRQTAYAKHVVELAGLTDCNPALTPMEERLKLSRDNTTEEVDATQYRRLVGSLRYLAHTRPDLAFFVSYVSRFMQRPTMEHQQAVKRIVHYVAGTLDHGLFYPRCPGAAHFVGYSASDHAGDIDTSKSTSGILFFLGKCLISW